The Pseudomonas parafulva genome includes a window with the following:
- the treS gene encoding maltose alpha-D-glucosyltransferase: MAKRTRPAAFIDDPLWYKDAVIYQLHIKSFFDANNDGIGDFAGLISKLDYIAELGVNTLWLLPFYPSPRRDDGYDIAEYKAVHPDYGTLADARRFIAEAHKRGLRVITELVINHTSDQHPWFQRARHAKRGSKARDFYVWSDDDHKYDGTRIIFLDTEKSNWTWDSVAGQYFWHRFYSHQPDLNFDNPQVLKAVIGVMRFWLDLGVDGLRLDAIPYLIERDGTNNENLPETHGVLKAIRAEIDANYPDRMLLAEANQWPEDTRPYFGEGDGDECHMAFHFPLMPRMYMALAMEDRFPITDILRQTPEIPANCQWAIFLRNHDELTLEMVTDRERDYLWNYYAEDRRARINLGIRRRLAPLLQRDRRRIELLTSLLLSMPGTPTLYYGDELGMGDNIYLGDRDGVRTPMQWSPDRNGGFSRADPQRLVLPPIMDPLYGYQTVNVEAQSHDPHSLLNWTRRLLAVRKQQKAFGRGTLRTLTPSNRRILAYIREFTGADGHTEVILCVANVSRAAQAAELDLSQYADKVPVEMIGGSAFPPIGQLPFLLTLPPYGFYWFVLAAHDRMPSWHNQPTEGLPELTTLVLRKRLEELLESPSRDALQSTILPQYLPKRRWFAGKEGPIDQVDLSYGVRMTTAGTPVLLSEIEVISDGVTSRYQLPFGLLPEEQISTALPQQLALSRVRRANEVGLITDAFVLEPFVRAVLKACQEGLRLSCGNDQGELHFNHTEQLAGLALGDDSPVRYLSAEQSNSSVVVGDSVVLKLIRRVNAGIHPELEMSAYLTAAGFANISPLLAWVSREDAQGAPHLLMIAQGYLSNQGDAWAWSQNTLERAIRDQMQPSSSEGEPHTDAVNELRDFASLLGQRLGEMHLMLAAPTDDEAFAPYPSTAEDSERWSAQISTELTHALDLLTQHRDKLDAESQALVDDLQQQRDGLAQRVAELAQQAQGGLLMRVHGDLHLGQVLVVQGDAYLIDFEGEPSRPLEERRAKHSPYKDVSGVLRSFDYAAAMILRSASTVDLSEPARQARQRVARQYLHQSRHAFIEAYGLATAAMPHAWEQAEGERAALELFCLEKAAYEITYEAENRPSWLAVPLHGLHGLISTWGESE, encoded by the coding sequence ATGGCCAAGCGTACCCGCCCGGCAGCCTTCATTGACGACCCGCTGTGGTACAAGGATGCGGTGATCTACCAGTTGCACATCAAGTCCTTCTTCGATGCCAACAACGACGGTATCGGTGACTTCGCCGGGTTGATCAGCAAGCTCGACTACATCGCTGAGCTGGGCGTAAATACCTTATGGCTGCTTCCGTTCTACCCCTCGCCCCGGCGCGACGACGGCTACGACATCGCCGAATACAAGGCGGTGCATCCGGACTATGGCACCTTGGCCGACGCCCGCCGCTTCATTGCCGAGGCGCACAAGCGCGGGCTGCGGGTAATCACCGAGCTGGTCATCAACCACACCAGCGACCAGCACCCGTGGTTTCAACGTGCCCGCCACGCCAAACGTGGCAGCAAAGCCCGTGACTTCTATGTGTGGTCCGATGACGACCACAAATACGACGGCACCCGCATCATCTTCCTCGATACCGAGAAATCCAACTGGACCTGGGACTCGGTGGCAGGCCAGTACTTCTGGCACCGGTTCTATTCCCATCAGCCGGACTTGAACTTCGACAATCCGCAGGTGCTCAAGGCTGTGATCGGCGTGATGCGTTTCTGGCTGGACCTGGGCGTCGATGGCTTGCGGCTCGACGCCATCCCGTACCTGATCGAGCGCGACGGCACCAACAACGAAAACCTGCCCGAAACCCATGGTGTGCTCAAGGCGATCCGGGCCGAGATCGATGCCAATTACCCTGACCGCATGCTGCTCGCCGAGGCCAACCAATGGCCGGAGGACACCCGCCCTTACTTCGGCGAAGGCGACGGGGACGAATGCCATATGGCGTTCCATTTTCCTCTGATGCCTCGCATGTATATGGCGCTTGCGATGGAAGATCGCTTTCCCATCACCGACATCCTGCGCCAGACCCCGGAGATTCCGGCCAACTGCCAGTGGGCCATCTTTCTGCGCAACCACGATGAGCTGACCCTAGAGATGGTCACCGACCGTGAGCGCGACTACCTCTGGAACTACTACGCCGAAGACCGCCGCGCCCGGATCAACCTCGGCATCCGCCGCCGCCTGGCGCCGCTGCTGCAGCGCGACCGGCGCAGGATCGAGCTGCTCACCAGCCTGCTGCTGTCCATGCCAGGTACACCGACGCTGTACTACGGCGATGAGCTGGGCATGGGTGACAACATCTACCTGGGTGATCGCGACGGTGTGCGTACGCCCATGCAGTGGTCGCCTGACCGCAACGGCGGCTTCTCCCGCGCCGACCCACAGCGGCTGGTGCTGCCACCGATCATGGACCCGCTCTACGGCTATCAGACGGTCAACGTCGAAGCGCAGAGCCACGATCCCCATTCACTGCTCAACTGGACCCGTCGCCTGCTCGCCGTGCGCAAGCAGCAGAAAGCCTTCGGCCGCGGCACGCTGCGCACCCTGACACCCAGCAACCGACGCATCCTTGCCTACATCCGGGAGTTCACCGGTGCCGATGGCCACACCGAGGTCATTCTCTGTGTCGCCAACGTGTCCCGCGCAGCCCAGGCTGCGGAACTGGACTTGTCCCAATACGCCGACAAGGTCCCCGTGGAAATGATCGGGGGCAGCGCCTTCCCGCCCATCGGGCAGTTGCCGTTCCTGCTGACCTTGCCGCCTTATGGCTTTTACTGGTTCGTGCTGGCTGCCCACGATCGCATGCCCAGCTGGCATAACCAGCCTACTGAGGGGTTACCGGAATTGACTACATTAGTGCTACGCAAACGTCTGGAAGAGCTGCTCGAGTCGCCTTCACGCGACGCCCTGCAGTCCACCATCCTGCCCCAGTACCTGCCCAAGCGGCGTTGGTTCGCGGGCAAGGAAGGGCCTATTGATCAGGTCGACCTGAGCTATGGCGTGCGCATGACCACGGCCGGCACGCCCGTGCTGCTTAGTGAAATCGAGGTGATCAGCGACGGGGTGACAAGCCGCTACCAGCTGCCGTTCGGCCTGCTGCCCGAGGAGCAGATCAGTACGGCATTGCCGCAGCAGTTGGCCTTGTCGCGCGTGAGACGGGCCAATGAAGTGGGCCTGATCACCGATGCCTTTGTGCTTGAGCCGTTCGTTCGCGCGGTGCTCAAGGCCTGTCAGGAAGGCCTGCGCTTGTCCTGTGGGAATGATCAGGGCGAGCTGCATTTCAACCACACCGAACAGTTGGCTGGCCTGGCACTGGGTGATGACAGCCCGGTGCGCTACTTGAGCGCCGAGCAGTCAAACAGTTCGGTAGTGGTGGGCGATTCGGTGGTGCTCAAGTTGATCCGGCGGGTCAACGCAGGCATTCATCCAGAGCTTGAAATGAGTGCTTATCTCACCGCAGCCGGCTTTGCCAACATCTCGCCGTTGCTGGCCTGGGTCAGTCGCGAGGATGCCCAAGGCGCACCGCACCTGTTGATGATCGCCCAAGGCTATCTGAGTAATCAGGGCGATGCCTGGGCCTGGTCCCAGAACACCCTGGAGCGCGCCATTCGCGACCAGATGCAGCCCTCCAGCAGCGAAGGTGAACCGCACACCGACGCGGTCAACGAGCTGCGCGACTTCGCTTCCCTGCTTGGCCAGCGCCTGGGCGAGATGCACCTGATGCTCGCGGCACCTACCGATGACGAGGCTTTCGCGCCTTATCCGAGCACTGCCGAAGACAGCGAGCGGTGGAGTGCACAGATCAGCACAGAGCTGACCCATGCGCTGGATCTGTTGACGCAGCACCGTGACAAGCTCGACGCGGAAAGCCAGGCATTGGTCGATGACCTGCAGCAGCAGCGCGACGGGCTCGCCCAGCGCGTGGCCGAACTGGCACAGCAGGCGCAGGGCGGCCTGTTGATGCGTGTGCATGGCGACCTTCACCTGGGCCAGGTGCTGGTGGTGCAAGGCGATGCCTACCTGATCGACTTCGAGGGGGAACCATCCCGGCCACTGGAAGAGCGCCGGGCCAAGCATAGCCCGTACAAAGATGTCAGCGGTGTGTTGCGCTCTTTCGACTATGCTGCTGCGATGATCCTGCGCAGCGCCTCTACCGTGGACCTTTCCGAGCCGGCGCGACAAGCTCGGCAGCGGGTGGCCCGACAGTATCTTCACCAGTCCCGGCATGCATTCATCGAGGCTTATGGCCTGGCCACCGCGGCCATGCCCCACGCCTGGGAACAAGCCGAAGGCGAGCGTGCGGCACTTGAGCTGTTCTGCCTGGAAAAAGCGGCATACGAAATAACTTATGAAGCCGAAAACCGTCCAAGCTGGCTGGCCGTGCCTTTGCATGGCCTGCATGGACTGATCAGTACCTGGGGAGAGTCAGAATGA
- a CDS encoding alpha-1,4-glucan--maltose-1-phosphate maltosyltransferase: MSLNEPFESVPTANDHPDQVISLSQALMAPRIAIEDTQPVLDGGAFAAKAISNQPVSVSTKVFTDGHDRMAVVLNWCQAGSRRIHCVPMTSPGNDLWLAEFTPTEIGPHVFSIEAWIDPYATYCYDLEKKFNAGVGVKLELEEGRLLLGKGIELSSGALREQLQSLQATLQTLPEDEQVALLLGAEASQMMAAAEHRSYLTRSCNYPLDVDRPAAQFASWYELFPRSITDDPQRHGTFNDVHQRLPMIRDMGFDVLYFPPIHPIGMQHRKGRNNSLQAQPGDPGSPYAIGSADGGHDAIHPELGTREDFRRLVSAAAQHGLEIALDFAIQCSQDHPWLQEHPGWFSWRPDGTIRYAENPPKKYQDIVNVDFYAPDAVPGLWIALRDVIIGWVEEGVKTFRVDNPHTKPLPFWQWLIANVRSRYPDVLFLAEAFTKPAMMARLGKVGYAQSYTYFTWRNTKQELSEYFETLNQPPWSQCYRPNFFVNTPDINPFFLQQNGRAGFLIRAALATMGSGLWGMYSGFELCEAAGLPGKEEYLDSEKYEIRPRDFTQPGNIIAEIAQLNRIRRQNPALQSHLGLTLLNCWNDNILYFAKRTPARDNYILIAVSLDPHNAQEAHFELPLWELGLDDGAETHGEDLMNGHRWSWYGKTQFMRIEPWHQPFGIWRISKVS, from the coding sequence ATGTCTTTGAACGAGCCCTTCGAAAGCGTGCCCACGGCAAATGATCATCCGGACCAGGTCATCAGCCTGTCCCAGGCCTTGATGGCACCGCGTATCGCCATAGAGGACACCCAGCCGGTGCTCGACGGCGGCGCCTTTGCCGCCAAGGCCATCAGCAACCAGCCGGTTTCGGTCAGCACCAAGGTATTCACCGACGGCCACGACCGGATGGCTGTGGTGTTGAACTGGTGCCAGGCCGGTAGCCGTCGCATTCATTGCGTGCCCATGACTTCGCCCGGCAATGACCTGTGGCTGGCAGAATTCACCCCCACTGAAATCGGGCCGCATGTGTTCAGCATCGAAGCCTGGATCGACCCCTACGCCACCTACTGCTACGACCTGGAGAAAAAGTTCAATGCCGGCGTCGGCGTAAAGCTGGAACTCGAGGAAGGGCGGTTGCTGCTGGGCAAGGGCATTGAATTGAGCAGCGGCGCCTTGCGCGAGCAATTACAGTCGCTGCAAGCCACCTTGCAGACGCTGCCCGAGGATGAACAAGTGGCCCTGCTGCTGGGCGCCGAGGCATCGCAGATGATGGCCGCCGCCGAACACCGCAGCTACCTGACCCGCAGTTGCAACTACCCGCTGGATGTGGACCGCCCGGCCGCGCAATTCGCCAGCTGGTATGAGCTGTTCCCCCGTTCGATCACCGATGATCCCCAGCGCCATGGCACCTTCAACGATGTGCACCAGCGCCTGCCGATGATTCGCGACATGGGCTTTGACGTGTTGTATTTCCCGCCCATTCACCCCATTGGCATGCAGCACAGAAAGGGCCGGAACAATTCGTTGCAGGCCCAGCCGGGGGACCCTGGCAGCCCCTACGCCATTGGCAGTGCCGACGGTGGGCACGATGCGATCCACCCCGAACTCGGCACGCGTGAAGATTTCCGTCGCCTGGTATCGGCGGCAGCCCAGCACGGTCTGGAAATCGCCCTGGACTTCGCCATCCAGTGCTCCCAGGACCATCCGTGGCTCCAGGAACATCCAGGCTGGTTCAGCTGGCGCCCGGACGGCACCATCCGCTATGCCGAGAACCCGCCGAAGAAGTACCAGGACATCGTCAACGTCGACTTCTACGCGCCCGATGCCGTGCCTGGGCTGTGGATCGCACTGCGTGATGTGATCATCGGTTGGGTGGAGGAGGGCGTGAAAACGTTCCGGGTGGACAACCCGCATACCAAACCCCTGCCGTTCTGGCAGTGGCTGATCGCCAATGTGCGCAGTCGATACCCGGACGTGTTGTTCCTGGCTGAGGCGTTCACCAAGCCCGCCATGATGGCCCGCCTGGGCAAGGTCGGCTATGCGCAGAGCTACACCTATTTCACCTGGCGCAACACCAAGCAGGAGCTGAGCGAGTATTTCGAAACGCTCAACCAGCCGCCGTGGAGCCAATGCTACCGGCCGAACTTCTTCGTCAACACGCCAGACATCAACCCGTTCTTCCTCCAGCAAAATGGCCGGGCCGGCTTCCTCATCCGGGCCGCACTGGCGACCATGGGGTCGGGCTTGTGGGGCATGTACTCGGGCTTCGAGCTGTGCGAAGCGGCAGGGCTGCCGGGCAAGGAAGAATACCTGGACTCGGAGAAGTACGAGATCCGCCCGCGAGACTTTACCCAACCGGGCAACATCATCGCCGAGATCGCCCAGCTCAACCGTATCCGCCGGCAGAACCCGGCCCTGCAGAGCCACCTGGGCCTGACGCTGCTCAACTGCTGGAATGACAACATCCTGTATTTCGCAAAGCGCACCCCCGCCCGTGACAATTACATTCTCATCGCCGTGAGCCTGGACCCGCACAACGCCCAGGAAGCCCATTTCGAACTGCCGTTGTGGGAGCTTGGCCTTGATGACGGTGCCGAAACCCACGGGGAGGACCTGATGAATGGTCATCGCTGGTCGTGGTACGGCAAGACCCAGTTCATGCGCATCGAGCCTTGGCATCAGCCATTCGGTATCTGGCGAATCAGCAAAGTCAGCTGA